In Anopheles arabiensis isolate DONGOLA chromosome 2, AaraD3, whole genome shotgun sequence, the genomic window ACCCTGTTGGAGGTTTTAAATTCCTTTCTGCACGGAATAAAATcctaaattcaatttcatatgatggaaagcATTTTTGTTGGTTAAAAAATTCATACTAAAACTGAGGCGTATGTTCTAATTAGAAAATTTTAGGGTCAATGTTTGATGTTGTGCGCATTTTTTATGCAGAAAAAAAGCCAACTCTAACGATAAGCATTAAAGTTAATAATTTCCATGTTTTATGAAACTTTGTCTACTTTCAACATAATTCATTTTGGTCGATAGGCCTACCGTAGTGCGTATCCTTGCCAACCGCAGgcaaaaaactgtcaaacagAACCCAGGCATATAGAACTCGGCGCAgttttgttctaaaaataaacatttttctttcaaaccTGGTCCCAGCTGCACTTTGGTGTTAGAGGTTTCTTTTTATGTTGGTGAAGTATCTTTAGCTAGGAAAATTCATAATTTGGAAGCCCAATCGCCCAGCTGTTTAGAAGCGTGTGCTCGCCAATCCCGTCCGGCTGGCCCACGGACGGTACAGGAAAGAAAGGCCTTCGCTACACCATCGGTGATGTGGAGCTTAGCCCCTCGATCCGACAAAGCGCATCGATGTCCGCCAGCCACCACCGGATGATTATGTATCCCTAGTGTACGCAGAGGGAACCAGCGCACCATTCGCCGCCCCTTCCCGGGTGGGGAGCCTAGCAACGGAGTGAACACGCAGGAATAACAATGGGAAATCCAAGCTTAACTTACGAGATTTTACTATATCTCAACTCGTTCTATTTCGGAATGTTCGCTACCTGCGAGCTGGGAATGCTCACGCTGAAGGCAGTCAATTTAAAGTATCCGGATCACATTCTGCTTCGTGAGGCGTGCATTCTAGTGGCGCTGTGTTTGGTAGAAACGATCCGAATCATTCTCGGCAGGCGGGGCAGTCTTAGCGATCACGGTAAGTACGTTTTTGGACAAACGGCAGCTGCAATGTATGCCATCGCAGACAAAATCGTTGCGATGCGGTACGGGTAACAAACAAGGGTTACTTGGTGTTTATAAATAGTCTCAACGTCTGACCCGCGTACCCGTAATATCATGGGGGGAAGATTGAACTGTAGAGAAGCAACAAATATTACCTCTACCGTCATCACATGCGCCACATGCTATGCTAATCGTgggttaattttgtttttccatttctttgtaGGCTGGCAAGTAATTTTGTCCGTATTTCTCACTATTCCCTGTGGAATGGGCGTAGGATATCTTCTTTTTTACCAGCTGCACCGGCTACGCCTGGAGTACATCCTATGTGCCTTAATGTTATCACTACAGGCAGCAGAACTGTTCTTCGCAATACTGTTCGTATTCACGCTCTGTCGACCGCCTTCCTACGATTAATCGCTCTGTAGACTACTACTGCACGGCCGCAACTGGTGCAGTCACGCATATTTTCGGCAGTGGGATAATTCCTAACGACTTACCGTTCCTGGCCGTGTCCACGATACTGCCGCGGTGCGCATCCGAATTGTGGCACAGATATCGCAGTCGTCGTTGCGAAACCAATATGTGCCCGTTCGGATCGGATAGAACCACCGCCAAATTCAccaacatgatcatcatcaccatcatcgtcatcatcttGCTCAAATGGCCAAACCAACacgataacaacaacaacaaaacaaaaactgtgcCATCGTAAGGCTGGTAGTTACTAGGTGCCACGTAGTTTATCGTAAAGAGACAGAGCGACCATTTGTATGCTGGCAACATCATGCGACAATACTGGTCGCGTGAAATACACACCGTATCATGGACATGGGCGTTAGAATAGGCAGAGCAAAGCAAACGTAGTCGGCTTTCGAAAAGGGGTCGAACTGCAGTAGGGTAGACAGGATGCTTAATTGCGCACAGCGCGCCCCGTGCTGTGGCTAGCGAGAACTTTTTTTCAGTTTAATGACTTATACTGGCACCGCCTTTTCTAAAGATGCGCACTATCATAGAATTCACCCGATAGGCTTTCCTAAACCTAAGTGCACAAAAGTGAGTCTTTTCATTCAATACCAAAGAGCTTGATTTCTAGTCTAGAAGTATAACTACATTAAAGCAACATTTTCGATCTGCGAAAGATACCCGTTGCCGGAACGTGGTACTTTCTTTTACCTACTCAAATACTGCATGTTTGTAATATACCCTACACTTTTTTCTATCG contains:
- the LOC120895420 gene encoding transmembrane protein 216-like encodes the protein MGNPSLTYEILLYLNSFYFGMFATCELGMLTLKAVNLKYPDHILLREACILVALCLVETIRIILGRRGSLSDHGWQVILSVFLTIPCGMGVGYLLFYQLHRLRLEYILCALMLSLQAAELFFAILFVFTLCRPPSYD